Proteins co-encoded in one Yamadazyma tenuis chromosome 1, complete sequence genomic window:
- a CDS encoding undecaprenyl diphosphate synthase (COG:I; EggNog:ENOG503NXS5; BUSCO:EOG09264W7W) — protein MSIGNTDETVATDAIVPDSITATALPANGDGLVSRKPTARVQVVKPLEVSTDTAQKHPPNSLRNTGIVSVFFWLVDELRRFIGGGSSSAANDSKSTGSTSTINLFITYFNHAILLIIFFIISIYKNYLYVRRRIHLKFLNLTYFPNKSPHIIRDDVNKLSRIPKRVSCIVNFKDEEEENGGIDGLINDISELTAWSVSAGIQELSIYEYNGVINDYYLELNRYINKNLKNYFGTEYVPNISIKSPHSSKVLVNKPEKPIDLYVNLLSKVDGKPTIVELTKTISELAINRELSVKDITIDLINDELVELVGSEPDLMIIFNPNLDLQDYPPWHIRLTELYWEPDNKDITYAVFIRALQNYAKAKVNVGK, from the coding sequence ATGTCTATTGGGAATACAGATGAGACAGTGGCCACTGATGCTATCGTCCCCGATTCCATCACCGCCACCGCCCTACCAGCTAATGGTGACGGTCTTGTGTCTCGTAAACCCACCGCCCGAGTGCAAGTGGTAAAGCCCCTAGAAGTCAGCACAGACACCGCCCAGAAACATCCTCCCAACAGCTTGAGGAACACAGGGATTGTTTCAGTGTTCTTCTGGCTTGTGGACGAGCTCCGGCGGTTTATCGGGGGTGGTTCTTCGTCCGCTGCCAATGACAGCAAAAGTACAGGTAGCACATCCACCATCAATTTATTTATCACTTATTTCAACCACGCCATCCTATtgatcattttcttcatcatctccatctaCAAAAACTACTTGTATGTCCGCCGGAGAATCcacttgaagttcttgaacctCACCTATTTCCCCAATAAATCACCACACATCATCCGAGATGACGTGAACAAGCTTTCGAGAATCCCTAAGCGTGTAAGCTGCATTGTCAATTTCAAGGACGAAGAGGAGGAGAACGGAGGGATTGACGGTCTCATCAACGACATTAGTGAGTTGACCGCTTGGAGTGTCAGTGCCGGGATCCAAGAGTTGAGCATTTACGAGTACAACGGGGTTATCAACGACTACTACTTGGAGTTAAATCGctacatcaacaagaatctCAAGAATTACTTCGGCACCGAGTACGTGCCTAACATTAGCATAAAATCCCCTCACTCCAGTAAGGTTCTCGTCAACAAGCCCGAAAAGCCGATCGATTTGTACGTCAACCTTTTGAGCAAAGTTGATGGTAAACCCACCATTGTGGAACTCACTAAAACCATTAGCGAATTGGCAATTAATAGAGAATTGTCGGTCAAAGACATCACCatcgacttgatcaatgacGAGTTGGTCGAATTGGTGGGCCTGGAGCCCGACTTGATGATTATCTTCAATCCAAACTTGGACCTCCAAGACTATCCACCATGGCACATTCGTCTCACCGAACTCTATTGGGAACCCGATAATAAGGATATCACCTATGCAGTATTCATCAGGGCGTTACAGAACTACGCCAAGGCCAAGGTTAATGTTGGAAAGTGA
- the NAS6 gene encoding putative ankyrin-repeat protein (EggNog:ENOG503NXYE; COG:O): MADKYQIHEYIKTGKFQLAEQAINENPSLNLIADDDGRYPIHWACSMNQLPLVKTLAFKKNIDVDELLDHSGWTALHIAASVGNSDVVDVLMACEPTPDVNLKTGQGTTALHLAISKKNLNVVKKLVIEYKCKVNEKDRSGYTPLIRASSIGLGSVVRLLNDHKVNVNSTDRYGWTALHHAAAEGHGDVAKLLVELGANINAKNDENQSASDVCVDEKVRTFIFG; this comes from the coding sequence ATGGCAGATAAATACCAGATTCATGAGTACATAAAGACCGGCAAGTTCCAATTGGCCGAGCAGGCCATCAACGAAAATCCGTCTTTGAACCTCATAGCTGATGATGACGGTAGGTACCCCATCCACTGGGCCTGTTCGATGAACCAGTTGCCATTGGTGAAGACGTTGGcattcaagaagaatatcGATGTAGACGAGTTACTCGACCACAGCGGGTGGACGGCGCTACACATCGCCGCCAGCGTCGGTAACAGCGACGTGGTGGACGTTTTGATGGCATGTGAGCCGACTCCTGACGTCAACTTGAAAACTGGCCAAGGCACCACCGCCTTGCACTTGGCCATATCCAAAAAGAACTTAAATGTGgtaaagaagttggtgatcGAGTATAAATGTAAGGTCAATGAGAAGGACCGGAGCGGGTATACGCCATTGATTCGAGCCAGTAGTATTGGGTTAGGGTCGGTGGTACGATTGTTGAATGATCATAAGGTTAATGTCAACAGTACCGACCGGTACGGATGGACGGCGCTCCACCACGCAGCGGCAGAGGGCCACGGCGACGTGGCCAAGCTCTTGGTGGAATTGGGAGCCAATATTAATGCTAAGAATGATGAGAATCAACTGGCATCGGATGTGTGCGTGGATGAAAAGGTGAGAACCTTTATCTTTGGGTAG
- the rpl35 gene encoding 60S ribosomal protein uL29 (COG:J; BUSCO:EOG09265FTY; EggNog:ENOG503P3ZG) gives MAGLKAYELRTKSKEQLENQLVELKQELANLKVQKLQKPSLPRIHTVRKNIARVLTIINLNQRENVRAFYQGKKYLPKDLRAKKTRAIRRKLTKFEATRITDKARKQKTTFPKRSFAIKA, from the exons ATG GCCGGATTAAAAGCTTATGAATTAAGAACCAAATCTAAGGAACAATTAGAAaaccaattggttgaattgAAACAAGAATTGGCTAACTTGAAGGTTCAAAAATTACAAAAACCATCTTTGCCAAGAATCCACACTGTTAGAAAGAACATCGCCAGAGTTTTGACtatcatcaacttgaaccaaagagaaaatgTCAGAGCTTTCTACCAAGGTAAGAAGTACCTTCCAAAGGACTTGAGAGCCAAGAAGACCAGAGCCATCAGAAGAAAATTAACTAAGTTCGAAGCTACCAGAATCACTGACAAGGCCAGAAAACAAAAGACCACTTTCCCAAAGAGATCTTTTGCCATCAAGGCTTAA
- the ATG9 gene encoding autophagy protein atg9 (COG:U; EggNog:ENOG503NXZS; BUSCO:EOG092615CC) has product MNNQNRDNDTFLSRIFGLNSVYYNQANGANGIGSSGHGFYDDNSVDLEANFPMDSNSVHLHNLNLLNSEEEPESDNNDDSDSHSLSSAEDDISRLDEDNLVSNDVPPGATSINWNSQSHQIPPEPSADRAIKFNLPKRRSVFKNNKLKFNIPPKERALYLWANIVNMDEFLNDIYYYYQNRGLNNIVLSKLVDLFILAFILWFSVFLKWGINYEFFRSWDQQSEHKIYLNDLIKVHYFSEIPFMVKFLLLGFSAYIVLRLIQLYFNYKYKLKEIQNFYYQLINIRNDDELMTISWSKVVSKIVLLKNYNNLTSSANQIINTNDLNSKVRLNPQDIANRIMRKENYFVALINKDVLDLETSLGPIKLTNSNLLTKTLEWNLKLCIFNFIFNANGQVNSRILKDFNRYQLSLELNKRFKMAAIINLILSPFLVVYFVLLYFFKYFNEYRLNPSSIINLRQFTPYAEWKLREFNELPHFFNKRLRLSYNPSNNYINQFPSNSLLINMMYLINFVSGSFTAILVIYGLLLEDENHNFWSFELTENKSVLFYISIFGTLFAITSNSTDNGSNTTNSRSSSDESTTYYDPEASIKYVSQFTHYLPKHWKGILHTQQVKNEYCELFKLRILIVINEVLSILLTPFLLWFNISNYSGAIIDFFRDYSIHIDGLGYICYFSMFNFEQNDKNMLSKKRTHKRRKNLSDSDLHIAGGGSVIRNDDDNDDDENDFFYQDDKMIKSYMYFLESYEPDKSTKRTSNTKSSKGPSNSFHFNKTLNNRFNNRGNFKPLSKIKMSQTLDPSSSLMNDEFNDLVDNSEISVEKIGKSGVLGMLNQFYKQDINKQ; this is encoded by the coding sequence ATGAACAACCAGAACCGAGATAATGATACGTTTCTCTCGAGGATATTTGGCTTGAACTCGGTGTACTATAATCAGGCCAATGGTGCCAATGGCATTGGCAGCTCGGGTCATGGGTTTTATGACGATAACTCGGTAGATTTGGAGGCAAACTTCCCCATGGACTCCAACTCGGTTCATCTCCATAATTTGAACCTACTAAACTCTGAGGAAGAACCAGAGAGTGATAATAATGATGACTCAGACTCACATTCGTTGAGCTCGGCCGAGGATGACATAAGTCGTTTGGACGAGGATAACTTGGTATCAAATGATGTTCCACCAGGCGCTACATCCATCAATTGGAACTCACAGAGTCACCAGATCCCGCCAGAACCACTGGCAGACAGGGCCATTAAGTTCAATCTACCCAAAAGGCGGTCtgtgttcaagaacaacaagttgaagttcaatattCCTCCAAAGGAGAGAGCTCTTTATCTATGGGCCAACATCGTCAACATGGATGAGTTTTTGAATGACATATATTACTACTACCAAAACAGAGGTCTCAACAATATTGTTTTGAGCAAACTCGTGGACTTGTTCATCCTTGCTTTTATCTTGTGGTTCTCCGTGTTTTTGAAATGGGGTATAAATTATGAGTTTTTCAGAAGCTGGGACCAACAGCTGGAGCACAAGATATATTTGAATGACTTAATCAAGGTCCATTACTTTCTGGAGATCCCTTTCATGGTGAAGTTTTTGTTACTTGGGTTTAGCGCATACATAGTCTTGAGACTAATACAGTTGTACTTCAATTACAAGTACAAGTTAAAGGAGATTCAAAACTTCTATTACCAGTTGATCAACATCCGCAACGATGATGAGCTTATGACCATCAGCTGGTCAAAGGTAGTGAGTAAGATTGTGCTATTGAAAAATTATAACAACCTCACATCTTCGGCcaaccaaatcatcaataccaatgacttgaactcGAAAGTTAGGTTGAACCCGCAGGATATAGCCAACCGTATCATGCGGAAAGAAAATTACTTTGTGGCATTGATAAACAAAGATGTGCTagacttggaaacttcATTGGGCCCAATCAAGttgacaaattcaaacttgttgacaaaAACTTTGGAATGGAATTTAAAACTATGcattttcaacttcatcttcaatgcTAATGGACAAGTAAACTCCAGGATCTTGAAAGACTTTAACCGGTACCAGTTATCTCTCGAGCTAAACAAACGATTTAAAATGGCTGCTATCATCAATTTGATCTTGTCTCCTTTCCTAGTGGTCtattttgttttgttgtattttttcaaatacttcaatGAATACCGGTTGAATCCTTCATCCATAATTAATTTGAGACAGTTTACTCCATATGCTGAGTGGAAGTTAAGAGAGTTCAATGAATTAccccatttcttcaataagcGTTTGAGGTTATCATATAACCCGTCTAATAACTATATTAATCAGTTTCcctccaactccttgtTGATTAATATGATgtacttgatcaactttgtCAGTGGATCGTTTACTGCCATATTGGTCATATATGGTCTTCTcttggaagatgaaaacCATAATTTTTGGTCGTTTGAATTGACCGAGAACAAATCGGTATTGTTCTACATCAGTATCTTTGGTACACTCTTTGCAATTACTTCAAATTCGACTGATAACGGTTCAAATACAACCAACTCAAGACTGAGTTCTGATGAGTCAACGACGTATTATGACCCAGAGGCATCAATCAAGTATGTGTCTCAGTTCACGCATTATTTGCCCAAGCATTGGAAAGGAATATTACACACCCAACAAGTGAAGAATGAATATTGtgaacttttcaagttgAGGATATTGATTGTTATCAACGAGGTATTGAGTATCTTGCTTACACCCTTCTTGTTGTGGTTCAATATCTCCAACTATTCAGGCGCCATAATAGACTTTTTCAGAGATTACTCTATCCACATTGATGGATTGGGGTATATCTGTTACTTCTCCATGTTCAATTTCGAGCAAAATGATAAGAATATGTTGAGCAAAAAGAGAACCCataaaagaagaaagaatctCAGTGATAGTGACCTTCATattgctggtggtggcagtgTTATACGCAACGATGATGACAACGATGACGATGAGAATGATTTTTTTTACCAAGATGACAAGATGATCAAGAGTTATATGTATTTCTTGGAAAGCTACGAACCCGACAAATCAACTAAGCGTACTTCGAACACGAAGAGCTCCAAAGGACCATCGAATTCATTTCATTTCAACAAGACTTTAAATAATAGGTTCAATAATAGAGGTAATTTCAAACCTCTCagcaaaatcaaaatgaGCCAAACGTTGGATCCTTCCAGCTCATTAATGAATGATGAATTCAATGATCTTGTGGACAACAGTGAAATATCAGTTGAAAAGATAGGAAAGTCTGGAGTATTGGGAATGTTGAATCAATTCTACAAGCAAGATATCAACAAACAGTAA
- the SNF3 gene encoding Plasma membrane low glucose sensor (COG:P; EggNog:ENOG503NU51), producing MTFKPFRRVSYFLNNFFNNDDIEEEYIKMRQKSSSLSAFIVGLVAAVGGFLYGYDTGLINDIMEMNYVESHFPSKHNGFNVHERALITAILSLGTFCGAIGAPLISDNFGRRFSIILSSGVLFTIGTVLQIAASNIALLCVGRFVSGVAVGNLSAIVPLYQAEASPKWVRGSVVYLYQWAITWGLLMASAICQGTRKMDNSASYRIPIGLQFVFTIILCSGMLFLPESPRFYVQKDKLEKALQSLSKLRKIDVSDPDLIEELVEIKASYDYEMSFGKTKWIDCFKNGGGRNKQVLRMLTGMGVHVFQQCSGINFIFYYGVNFFSSTKMTNYYLMSFITYAVNTVFTIPGIVLIEVIGRRKLLLGGGIGMTISNFVIGITGVAVEDPSISSKISISFSCLFIAFFAASWGGCCWALTSDLYGISIRQKAISITVSTNWIVNFTCAYITPYLIDTGAHTAALGSKIFFIWGGLNAVGTVFVYFVVYETKGLRLEEVDYMYKICHNPRDSTKFKSTKISYGSTPQSEKIKNEIHQMIPDTSGRPSPAPSEEILKNMSSSAGSPSNPTSSSNPSDGPLAGTNDITMVPYTNPLSSPSLSSHSDNEEDGSQRRSDYEQYLNNFKSDYSKYESSQTSGSIIFNMKSHDMKKTVIAAPFFDSPPSDSDDSDDSVAEQ from the coding sequence ATGACGTTCAAGCCGTTCAGGAGAGTCCTGTATTTTCTAAATaactttttcaataatGATGACATAGAAGAGGAGTATATCAAGATGCGACAGAAATCCCTGTCCCTATCGGCGTTTATCGTGGGGTTGGTTGCCGCTGTTGGTGGCTTCTTATACGGGTACGACACAGGTCTCATCAATGATATCATGGAAATGAACTACGTGGAGCTGCATTTCCCCAGTAAACATAATGGATTTAACGTCCATGAACGGGCGTTGATCACGGCCATCTTATCACTCGGAACCTTCTGTGGCGCTATTGGCGCTCCTTTGATCTCCGACAACTTCGGACGACGCTTCTCCATCATACTAAGCAGTGGGGTGTTGTTCACCATCGGTACCGTCTTACAAATCGCTGCTTCCAATATTGCACTTCTATGTGTGGGGAGATTTGTGTCGGGAGTGGCGGTGGGAAACTTGTCGGCCATCGTGCCGTTGTACCAGGCAGAGGCGTCGCCCAAATGGGTCAGAGGCTCGGTGGTGTATTTGTACCAGTGGGCCATCACGTGggggttgttgatggccaGTGCCATTTGTCAAGGAACCAGAAAGATGGATAACAGTGCTTCCTACCGGATTCCCATTGGCCTCCAGTTTGTGTTCACGATAATCCTTTGTAGTGGAATGTTGTTTTTACCTGAAAGTCCTCGATTCTACGTACAAAAGGacaaattggaaaaggcCTTACAATCCTTGTCTAAACTCCGGAAAATAGACGTTTCTGACCCAGACTTGatcgaagagttggtggagatCAAGGCCAGCTACGACTACGAGATGTCTTTTGGTAAAACAAAGTGGATTGACTGCTTCAAGAACGGTGGAGGTAGAAATAAGCAGGTGTTGCGAATGTTGACGGGGATGGGTGTCCATGTATTCCAGCAGTGCAGTGGtatcaacttcatcttctACTACGGggtcaacttcttttccagCACCAAGATGACAAACTACTACTTGATGAGTTTCATCACCTATGCCGTGAACACGGTGTTCACGATTCCTGGGATTGTGTTGATTGAGGTCATTGGCAGAAGAAAGCTTCTTTTGGGAGGCGGTATTGGTATGACCATTTCTAACTTTGTTATTGGCATTACGGGTGTGGCGGTGGAAGATCCCAGCATCAGCTCCAAGATCTCTATTTCATTTTCCTGCTTGTTCATTGCTTTCTTTGCAGCCAGTTGGGGTGGGTGCTGTTGGGCCCTTACGTCTGATTTATACGGTATTTCCATTAGACAGAAGGCAATTTCCATCACCGTTTCCACCAATTGGATCGTGAACTTCACCTGTGCTTACATCACCCCGTACTTAATTGACACGGGAGCTCATACAGCGGCATTGGGCAGCAAGATCTTCTTTATTTGGGGAGGCTTGAATGCGGTAGGAACGGTTTTTGTCTACTTTGTGGTGTACGAAACCAAAGGATTACGATTAGAAGAGGTGGATTATATGTACAAGATTTGTCACAATCCTAGAGATTcaaccaagttcaagtccaccaaGATCTCGTATGGGTCGACGCCTCAGTCAGAAAAAATCAAGAACGAAATCCACCAGATGATCCCCGACACCAGTGGCCGTCCATCACCGGCTCCTTCCGAGGAAATCCTCAAAAACATGTCCAGCTCGGCCGGCTCACCCTCGAACCCTACGTCCTCTTCAAACCCCAGTGATGGTCCATTAGCAGGCACTAATGATATCACCATGGTTCCATACACCAACCCGTTGAGCTCACCTTCATTGTCGTCACATCTGGACAACGAAGAAGACGGAAGCCAACGACGGTCGGACTACGAGCAAtatctcaacaacttcaaatcagACTATTCCAAATACGAATCGTCTCAGACATCTGGCTcgatcatcttcaacatgAAAAGCCATGACATGAAAAAAACCGTTATTGCGGCGCCATTCTTCGACTCCCCTCCCAGCGACAGTGACGATAGCGATGACAGTGTTGCCGAACAATAG
- the NOP14 gene encoding nucleolar complex protein 14 (BUSCO:EOG092620IA; EggNog:ENOG503NX37; COG:J) — translation MAGSQLKKLKAELKSKGLVGQTNTKSRNKRNKAPSESRKSDKEEILQGIRSKFNVFDARINRVKRDVTIIENGKFVKMGESEKSNPTKSNSFMNKNLKIAYDLHKSQKGKNSRLVDRRFGENSGLSQEERMLQRFVKERESSSKRNKFSIESDEDSDDDDEAEFMLSHDGKTLAHDEEFGMDMEEEPTQALAPGHRKTKAEVMKEIIAKSKFHKAERQKVFRQTQNEIDTLDDQFQDIFQEAGKATKNGPQFSDKKQEDILYDERVRGLVFDKRAVPADRTKTQEELETQHNERLRKIEDERAKRMEGERDAEGDDLDQFWGSESDEESSEKAEELDRDDEDEDVSFPLTLEEFSDAIEVEEDPIEYVNKIIKTYKPHLKEGNKDRMNKFVAILFKYVTKKPDDELIKILKKLSESYNEELVGFLRAEMQEIQVRIGAQALEKSDLVYFALCGLIFSSSDKYHLIIIPNLILMNEILSTFIPQDMSRIEFKHVGQCLFIIDTVLQYQRLSKRFEPEVNNSLIKILKACASINGTSTESVLSLDELFVEEPKVSYVNKTYELIDRMSGLYKEYSSLKNFIEQLMPLLSRFQAKKVGNTHKLQAVIDKLNKLSHNIKLTPLVLQAHRKIAIKTLQPKFEENFNPGKSYDLDLNKQEVNKMRAQLKKEKKETLKDIRKQNAFETNERLSEKIKMYDEYHSKMSKIVNSISTIEGKEKNDYEKEKKRRK, via the coding sequence ATGGCAGGATCACAattaaagaagttgaaggccGAGTTAAAGTCGAAGGGGTTGGTTGGTCaaaccaacaccaagtctCGAAACAAGAGAAACAAGGCTCCTTCCGAGAGCAGAAAATCAGACAAGGAAGAGATATTACAAGGTATCAGatccaagttcaatgtGTTTGATGCTAGAATCAATAGAGTCAAGAGAGATGTCACCATTATAGAAAACGGAAAGTTCGTTAAAATGGGTGAGTCAGAGAAGAGTAATCCCACAAAGCTGAACTCTTTcatgaacaagaacttgaagatagCGTATGATTTACACAAGTCTCAGAAGGGTAAAAACAGTAGACTTGTTGATagaagatttggagaaaATAGTGGATTAAGTCAGGAAGAGAGAATGTTACAGAGATTTGTTAAGGAGAGGGAAAGTCTGAGTAAACGTAATAAGTTCAGTATCgaaagtgatgaagatctggacgatgacgacgaagCAGAGTTCATGCTATCCCATGACGGTAAAACATTGGCACacgatgaagaatttggaatGGAcatggaagaagaaccaacCCAAGCTCTTGCTCCAGGACACAGAAAAACAAAGGCCGAAGTCATGAAAGAAATAATAGCTAAGTCCAAGTTCCATAAAGCCGAAAGACAAAAGGTATTCAGACAAACCCAAAATGAAATCGATACGTTGGATGACCAATTTCAAGATATATTTCAGGAAGCAGGAAAGGCCACAAAGAATGGTCCTCAGTTTAGTGACAAGAAACAAGAAGACATCTTGTATGATGAAAGAGTGAGAGGTTTGGTGTTCGACAAGAGAGCTGTTCCAGCAGACAGAACCAAAACCCAAGAAGAGCTTGAGACCCAACACAACGAAAGGTTAagaaagattgaagatgagagAGCAAAGCGAATGGAAGGAGAAAGAGATGCTGAAGGGGATGATCTCGACCAGTTTTGGGGAAGTGAGAGTGATGAGGAAAGTAGTGAAAAGGCAGAAGAATTAGACAGAGAcgacgaagacgaagatgtTTCTTTCCCTTTGACCTTGGAAGAGTTCAGTGATGCGATAGAAGTGGAAGAGGATCCCATTGAGTACGTGAACAAGATTATCAAAACATACAAACCACATTTGAAGGAAGGTAACAAGGATAGAATGAACAAGTTTGTTGCAATCTTATTCAAATATGTTACCAAAAAGCCTGATGATGAGCTTATaaaaatcttgaaaaaattgagTGAATCGTACAACGAAGAGTTGGTAGGGTTTCTTCGTGCAGAAATGCAGGAGATTCAAGTACGTATTGGAGCTCAGGCCCTAGAAAAATCTGACTTGGTTTACTTTGCTTTGTGTGGTTTGATTTTCTCCAGTTCCGACAAGTACCATTTAATTATCATTccaaacttgattttgatgaacGAAATATTGAGCACATTTATTCCACAGGACATGAGTCGTATCGAATTCAAGCATGTGGGGCAGTGCCTTTTCATAATTGATACAGTGCTACAGTACCAAAGATTGAGCAAACGATTCGAGCCGGAAGTGAACAAcagtttgatcaaaatattAAAGGCCTGTGCCAGTATTAATGGAACATCCACTGAATCGGTATTGTCGCTCGACGAACTCTTCGTGGAAGAACCCAAGGTCAGCTATGTTAATAAGACCTATGAGCTCATTGATAGAATGTCTGGGTTATACAAGGAATATTCGAGTTTAAAGAACTTTATCGAGCAGCTTATGCCGTTGTTATCAAGGTTCCAAGCCAAGAAAGTTGGCAACACGCATAAGTTACAAGCCGTCAtcgacaagttgaacaagttgtcgCACAACATCAAGCTCACTCCATTGGTGTTGCAAGCTCATAGAAAGATTGCCATCAAAACCTTACAACCCAAATTCGAAGAGAACTTCAATCCCGGTAAGAGTTACgatttggacttgaataaGCAAGAAGTCAATAAGATGAGAGcccaattgaagaaagaaaagaaggaaaccTTAAAAGATATTAGAAAGCAAAATGCATTTGAGACTAACGAAAGGTTGTCAGAGAAGATTAAGATGTACGACGAATATCACTCCAAGATGTCTAAAATTGTCAAttccatttccaccatCGAAGGTAAAGAGAAGAACGATTATGAAAAGgagaaaaagagaagaaagtga
- the ARF1 gene encoding Arf GTPase arf1 (EggNog:ENOG503NVWA; COG:U; BUSCO:EOG09264RJ7), translating into MGLSISKLFNGLFGNREMRILMVGLDAAGKTTILYKLKLGEIVTTIPTIGFNVETVEYKNISFTVWDVGGQDKIRPLWRYYFQNTQGIIFVIDSNDRDRIAEAREELQQMLNEDELRDALLLVFANKQDLPNAMNATEITEKLGLHSIRQRPWYIQSTCATTGDGLYEGLEWLSTNLKNSS; encoded by the coding sequence ATGGGTTTATctatttccaagttgtttaaCGGCCTTTTTGGTAACAGAGAAATGAGAATCTTAATGGTTGGTTTAGATGCTGCTGGTAAGACCACCATCTTGTACAAATTGAAATTAGGAGAAATCGTTACCACCATTCCAACCATCGGATTCAACGTTGAAACTGTGGAGTATAAGAACATTTCATTCACTGTATGGGATGTTGGTGGACAAGATAAGATCAGACCTTTATGGAGATACTATTTCCAAAACACTCAAGGGATTATTTTCGTTATTGACTCCAATGATAGAGATAGAATTGCTGAAGCCAGAGAAGAATTGCAACAAATGTTGAACGAAGATGAATTGAGAGATGCATTATTATTAGTTTTTGCTAACAAGCAAGATTTGCCAAACGCTATGAATGCCACTGAAATAACTGAAAAATTGGGCTTACACTCTATCAGACAAAGACCTTGGTACATTCAATCCACCTGTGCCACCACTGGTGATGGTTTATACGAAGGTTTGGAATGGTTGTCTActaacttgaagaactcgtcttga
- a CDS encoding uncharacterized protein (COG:U; EggNog:ENOG503P36I), which produces MLAIGDVILRAFNFVILVIALGLTGSLAATTSDHTNPQVNFAVFAAAFGLLTSSVYGVFAYLFAAFAWPLILAVFDFLNLIFTFAAATAIAAAIHVHSCSNDDYVDDNTIAQGSSGRCRKAQGSVAFLYFSFAIFFVSTVFAFISVLKGGLFGTSSKSAPRVGVPTMSQA; this is translated from the coding sequence ATGTTGGCCATTGGTGACGTTATATTGAGAGCCTTTAACTTTGTTATATTGGTCATTGCCTTAGGTTTGACCGGTTCGTTGGCCGCCACTACCTCTGACCACACAAACCCCCAAGTTAACTTTGCTGTATTTGCTGCTGCTTTTGGTCTCTTGACCTCAAGTGTCTATGGAGTATTTGCTTACTTGTTTGCCGCCTTTGCCTGGcctttgattttggcggtgtttgactttttgaacctcatcttcaccttTGCCGCTGCCACTGCCATTGCTGCTGCCATCCATGTTCACTCTTGTTCTAATGATGACTACGTTGATGACAACACCATTGCTCAAGGAAGTTCCGGAAGATGTAGAAAGGCCCAAGGTTCGGTTGCCTTCCTTTACTTTTCCTTTGCTATCTTTTTTGTGTCGACGGTGTTTGCTTTCATCTCCGTTCTCAAGGGTGGTTTGTTTGGCACTTCCTCCAAGTCTGCTCCAAGAGTAGGTGTTCCAACCATGTCTCAGGCCTAA